The Ignavibacteriales bacterium genome includes a region encoding these proteins:
- a CDS encoding LOG family protein, producing MKKVVTVFGSLRPHEDDPEYVEARKLGNALAQAGFIVCNGGYGGIMEASARGAKEAGGETIGVTVETFTRKANRWVDTEIRMRTLVERIEVLVDKADAYVILKGGTGTLLELAYVWEFINKKFIPEKPIIIVGNFWGQVVDTLKDELLWEGLGDCTKFVQKVATSEECAALLTQRLLRSGD from the coding sequence ATGAAGAAAGTCGTTACTGTATTCGGAAGTCTCAGGCCCCATGAAGACGACCCTGAATATGTCGAGGCCAGGAAACTCGGGAACGCCCTGGCGCAGGCAGGTTTCATTGTCTGTAATGGCGGCTATGGCGGAATCATGGAAGCTTCTGCGCGGGGTGCGAAGGAAGCGGGTGGAGAGACTATCGGCGTCACAGTTGAGACGTTCACCAGAAAGGCAAACCGGTGGGTCGATACGGAAATCAGAATGAGGACGCTCGTTGAACGAATAGAGGTGTTGGTTGACAAGGCGGACGCTTATGTCATCCTCAAGGGAGGAACCGGCACACTCCTCGAACTTGCCTACGTCTGGGAGTTCATCAACAAGAAATTCATTCCCGAGAAGCCGATCATCATCGTAGGGAACTTCTGGGGACAAGTGGTTGATACACTGAAGGACGAGCTGTTGTGGGAAGGGCTTGGCGACTGTACGAAGTTCGTTCAGAAAGTCGCGACATCGGAGGAATGTGCGGCGTTGCTCACGCAGAGGCTTTTGAGATCAGGGGACTGA